A DNA window from Anaerocolumna sp. AGMB13020 contains the following coding sequences:
- the hisF gene encoding imidazole glycerol phosphate synthase subunit HisF, translating to MYTKRIIPCLDVHNGRVVKGINFVNLRDAGDPVEIGKAYDKAGADELVFLDITASSDARDIKLDMVRRVAETVFIPFTVGGGIRSIEDFKVILREGADKIAVNTAAILNPNLISEAADKFGRQCVVVAMDAKKRPDGSGWNIYKNGGRVDMGIDAVEWAMQADKLGAGEILLTSMDCDGTKDGYDLELTRIISDNVSIPVIASGGAGKKEHFLEALTKGKADAVLAASLFHYKELEIRDLKDYLAENDISVRRD from the coding sequence ATGTATACGAAACGAATAATCCCATGTCTGGATGTACATAACGGACGAGTAGTTAAAGGCATTAATTTTGTAAACTTAAGAGATGCCGGTGACCCGGTAGAAATCGGGAAGGCATATGATAAAGCAGGCGCTGATGAACTGGTATTTTTAGATATAACTGCTTCTTCTGACGCAAGAGATATAAAGCTTGATATGGTAAGAAGAGTGGCTGAGACTGTTTTTATACCTTTTACTGTAGGTGGTGGAATCAGAAGTATAGAAGATTTCAAAGTAATTCTAAGAGAAGGCGCTGATAAAATAGCAGTAAATACAGCAGCTATCTTAAACCCCAATCTTATTTCAGAAGCTGCGGATAAGTTCGGACGTCAGTGTGTGGTTGTTGCCATGGATGCAAAAAAAAGGCCGGATGGCTCAGGCTGGAATATTTATAAAAACGGTGGAAGAGTAGATATGGGAATTGATGCAGTTGAGTGGGCTATGCAGGCAGATAAGCTTGGGGCAGGAGAAATCCTGTTGACCAGCATGGATTGTGACGGAACAAAAGATGGTTATGATTTAGAGCTTACCAGAATTATATCTGATAATGTATCTATTCCGGTAATCGCTTCAGGAGGAGCAGGGAAGAAAGAACATTTTCTGGAAGCATTAACAAAGGGAAAAGCAGATGCTGTATTGGCGGCATCACTGTTTCATTATAAAGAGCTGGAAATCAGAGATTTGAAAGATTATCTGGCAGAAAACGATATAAGTGTCAGAAGGGACTAA
- the ung gene encoding uracil-DNA glycosylase → MSGITNDWLKAIGGEFQKPYYSNLYRFVKEEYGCYEIFPKSEDIFNAFHLTPLSEVKVVILGQDPYHNVNQAHGLCFSVKPEVDIPPSLLNIYKELQEDMGLKVPNNGYLVKWASQGVLMLNTVLTVRAHQANSHQGRGWEEFTDAVIHAVNAEDRPIVFLLWGRPAGLKKSMLTNPKHLILEAPHPSPLSAYRGFFGCKHFSKTNEFLKANGLAAIDWQIEDV, encoded by the coding sequence ATGAGTGGAATTACAAATGACTGGCTTAAGGCGATTGGCGGAGAATTTCAGAAACCTTATTATTCTAACCTATACCGTTTTGTAAAAGAAGAATATGGGTGTTACGAAATATTTCCAAAGTCAGAGGATATATTTAATGCATTTCATCTTACTCCTTTAAGTGAAGTTAAGGTGGTTATACTGGGACAGGATCCCTACCATAATGTTAATCAGGCTCATGGACTGTGTTTTTCCGTTAAGCCCGAAGTTGATATACCGCCTTCGCTCCTGAACATCTATAAGGAACTACAGGAGGATATGGGACTAAAAGTACCTAATAACGGATATTTGGTGAAGTGGGCAAGTCAAGGTGTGCTGATGCTGAACACTGTTCTTACAGTAAGGGCGCATCAGGCAAACTCACATCAGGGCAGAGGCTGGGAGGAATTTACCGACGCTGTAATTCATGCTGTAAATGCAGAGGACAGGCCTATTGTATTCCTGCTTTGGGGCAGGCCAGCCGGACTTAAGAAATCCATGTTGACTAACCCGAAGCATTTAATATTGGAAGCACCCCATCCAAGTCCACTTTCTGCCTACAGAGGTTTCTTTGGATGTAAGCATTTTAGTAAAACAAATGAATTCTTAAAGGCAAATGGGCTTGCAGCTATTGACTGGCAGATTGAAGATGTATAG
- a CDS encoding ABC transporter permease subunit has product MNILKHEMKSNLKSLLIWSISMALLVISGMGKYTAYAAGGDSSDIFDKMPHTMKALFGFASFDVKTLSGFYAFLFTYIAITLAIHAVLLGNSIVAKEERDKTTEFLMAKPVSRRAILTAKLLSAAINLVLLNAVTLVSSLLIAASFDGGSELTSVIIWLLVSMLILQVLFLSFGTLLASRKIKTKATGSIASGIVIATYFLAKITDLTDRLNFLNILSPFKYFSYPEIIKGNGLNIFIVVLTLLLSVFLIWGAYKLYTKRDLAV; this is encoded by the coding sequence ATGAATATATTGAAACACGAAATGAAATCCAATCTTAAATCACTGCTTATCTGGAGCATATCCATGGCCTTATTGGTAATAAGCGGAATGGGAAAGTACACGGCTTACGCAGCCGGAGGTGACAGCAGTGACATATTTGACAAGATGCCACATACTATGAAAGCTTTGTTTGGGTTTGCTTCCTTTGACGTAAAGACTCTGAGCGGTTTCTATGCTTTTCTGTTTACTTATATTGCTATAACTCTGGCTATTCATGCAGTTCTACTCGGAAACAGTATCGTCGCCAAAGAAGAAAGAGACAAAACAACTGAATTTTTAATGGCAAAACCGGTGTCAAGAAGAGCAATCCTTACAGCAAAGCTTCTAAGCGCGGCAATTAATCTTGTTCTTTTAAATGCAGTTACACTGGTTTCTTCTCTGCTTATTGCCGCTTCCTTTGATGGCGGAAGTGAGCTTACCTCCGTTATCATATGGCTGTTAGTCAGTATGCTGATACTCCAGGTGCTCTTCCTATCCTTCGGTACTCTTTTAGCCTCACGAAAGATAAAAACGAAAGCAACTGGTTCCATTGCCTCCGGTATCGTAATAGCCACATATTTTCTTGCTAAGATTACAGATCTCACGGACAGATTAAATTTTCTTAATATCCTCTCTCCTTTTAAATATTTCAGCTATCCGGAAATAATAAAAGGGAATGGGTTAAATATTTTTATTGTTGTCCTGACGCTGCTTCTTTCGGTTTTTCTTATTTGGGGTGCTTATAAGTTGTATACAAAGAGAGATTTGGCAGTTTAA
- a CDS encoding ABC transporter permease subunit gives MNIIGFELKSQRKSTFIWIFSLLALAALYLSMFPLIAQDGEEYKNLLANYSPSIREMLGIQIDYLTSLLGYYSMIFSFVLLGGAIQAMNLGLSLLTKESRERTADFLFVKPISRTTVITAKIAAAILLLIITNAIFFGGSFLLATLVKQEAFEFRTFLLINLTLLSVQIIFFSLGLVISVFFRKLKTVLPLSLGIVFGLYLAGSLLTTGEHGNIVRYFSPFKYFDIVYIIQHRSYELSYFLTGLGVTVISIAVSYILFLRKDIHAVS, from the coding sequence ATGAATATAATAGGTTTTGAGTTAAAAAGCCAGCGAAAAAGTACATTTATCTGGATTTTTTCATTGCTTGCCCTGGCTGCTCTTTACTTATCCATGTTTCCGCTAATCGCACAGGATGGTGAGGAATACAAAAATCTGCTTGCAAATTATTCACCTTCCATACGTGAGATGCTGGGAATCCAGATTGATTATCTGACGTCCCTATTGGGTTATTACTCCATGATCTTTTCCTTTGTTTTATTAGGTGGTGCCATTCAGGCTATGAATCTGGGGCTTTCTCTTCTAACAAAGGAATCAAGAGAAAGAACTGCTGATTTTCTCTTTGTGAAACCAATATCCAGGACCACTGTGATAACCGCTAAGATAGCTGCTGCTATTCTGCTTCTGATAATAACGAATGCAATATTCTTTGGCGGGTCTTTTCTCCTGGCTACTTTGGTAAAACAAGAAGCTTTTGAATTCAGAACATTTCTTTTAATTAATTTAACCCTACTATCCGTTCAGATAATTTTCTTTTCCCTGGGCCTTGTTATTTCTGTTTTCTTTCGAAAACTCAAAACAGTATTACCACTGTCTTTAGGTATCGTATTTGGCTTATACCTGGCAGGTTCCTTACTAACAACCGGTGAACATGGCAATATCGTGCGTTATTTTTCTCCTTTTAAGTACTTCGATATCGTGTACATCATCCAGCACAGAAGTTATGAATTATCCTACTTTTTAACGGGTTTAGGGGTAACCGTAATTTCCATTGCCGTCAGTTATATTTTGTTTCTAAGAAAGGATATCCATGCTGTCAGCTGA
- a CDS encoding ABC transporter ATP-binding protein: MNVIDISNLTKSYGNSRGISDVSFQVTEGEIFGFIGPNGAGKSTTIRTLLGLIYPDSGTAAIFGKNCTAHPEVRKDLGYLPSEVFYYDNMKVIDLLEYSASFYKKDCSRRIQELARIMDLDLKKKIEDLSFGNKKKVGIVQGLLHEPKLIILDEPTSGLDPLMQQKFFELMEEENKKGATIFFSSHILSEVQRLCSRVAFIKDGKLIKLEKMSTLSENSYKRVHLEAKTTMDLKGFKVPGINDLKVKENTADFIFKGNLNDILRKIAELDLRNLSITEPDLEEIFLHYYAKED; this comes from the coding sequence ATGAATGTTATAGATATAAGCAATTTAACCAAAAGCTATGGTAATTCCAGAGGCATCTCGGATGTATCCTTTCAGGTTACAGAAGGCGAGATATTTGGCTTTATCGGACCAAACGGAGCCGGTAAATCAACTACTATACGAACCCTTTTAGGTCTTATCTATCCTGATTCAGGAACCGCAGCTATTTTCGGAAAGAACTGCACTGCTCACCCGGAAGTAAGAAAAGATCTAGGTTATCTGCCTTCTGAAGTATTTTATTACGATAATATGAAAGTCATCGATTTGCTAGAATATTCAGCCAGCTTTTATAAAAAAGACTGCAGCAGGAGAATTCAGGAACTTGCTAGAATCATGGATTTGGACCTAAAAAAGAAAATAGAGGACCTCTCCTTTGGTAATAAGAAAAAAGTTGGTATCGTACAGGGTCTTCTCCACGAGCCAAAGCTGATTATACTGGATGAACCAACCAGTGGCCTAGACCCTCTGATGCAGCAGAAATTCTTTGAACTGATGGAGGAAGAAAATAAAAAGGGGGCTACCATCTTCTTTTCTTCCCATATTTTAAGTGAGGTCCAGAGATTATGCAGTCGTGTAGCCTTTATTAAAGATGGTAAGCTTATTAAGCTTGAGAAAATGAGCACTCTTTCGGAAAACAGCTATAAGAGAGTTCACCTGGAGGCCAAGACCACAATGGATCTGAAAGGCTTCAAAGTACCTGGTATCAATGATCTTAAGGTAAAGGAAAATACAGCAGATTTTATATTTAAGGGTAATCTGAATGATATCTTGAGAAAAATAGCAGAACTTGATCTTAGAAACCTATCCATTACCGAGCCGGATCTGGAAGAAATCTTTCTGCATTATTATGCAAAGGAGGATTAA
- a CDS encoding TetR/AcrR family transcriptional regulator, translating into MENFNNLPEEKQQKIIDAALKVFGSHNYKKASVSDIAAEAGISKAMIFHYFGTKKDMYLYLVRFCSDLLLNEIKSNFDESVTDFFDRIILASDVKIAVMKQYAAIPAFLTNIYFEEDPAVRNEIKVILAEGEVYRNHIAFENMDISKFKEDVDVKLVMKMLVWMAEGFAKEFSSHNYTDLEARCQEYYRCMDILKANLYK; encoded by the coding sequence ATGGAAAATTTCAATAATCTGCCCGAGGAAAAACAACAGAAAATCATTGATGCCGCTTTAAAAGTATTTGGCAGCCACAATTATAAGAAAGCATCTGTAAGCGATATTGCAGCGGAAGCTGGCATTTCAAAGGCAATGATATTTCACTATTTTGGGACAAAAAAAGATATGTATCTTTATCTGGTTCGATTTTGCAGCGATCTTCTGTTAAACGAAATCAAATCGAATTTTGATGAGAGTGTCACAGATTTTTTTGACCGTATAATTTTAGCTTCTGATGTTAAAATTGCAGTAATGAAGCAATACGCAGCCATACCTGCCTTTCTGACAAATATTTATTTTGAAGAAGACCCTGCCGTTAGAAATGAAATAAAGGTAATTCTTGCGGAAGGCGAGGTTTATCGGAACCATATAGCTTTTGAAAATATGGATATTTCAAAATTCAAAGAAGATGTTGATGTCAAACTGGTTATGAAAATGCTGGTCTGGATGGCTGAGGGTTTTGCAAAAGAATTCTCATCGCATAATTATACAGATTTAGAAGCCCGCTGCCAGGAGTATTACAGATGCATGGATATACTAAAGGCAAATTTGTATAAGTAG
- the tyrS gene encoding tyrosine--tRNA ligase, translating into MISVEEQMKIIAKGAKEIVGEEDLRNKLKRAVEQNKGLTIKLGLDPSAPDIHLGHSVVLRKIRQMQDMGHKAVIVIGDFTGRIGDPTGKSKGRTALSEEEVKENARTYTEQIFEIMDREKTEVVFNSSWLKELNFEEVIRLASSVTVARILERDDFTERYRNNIPIGLHEFFYPLMQAYDSVALNADIEIGGTDQTFNILMGRSLLKWMGKEPQAAIFLPILEGLDGVEKMSKSLGNYIGIHEDASVMFKKVMEVPDDLIIRYFELVTDEHPDRIAALQEELEKGANPRDIKYELARVITTLYHRDKAAEAENYYLEAFHRKGIPDSIPELTIELDKDTLAGVIPILVQEKYVQSGSEFRRLLSQGGISINGEILTTQELDRVLICQDVLKIGKKKFLRIIK; encoded by the coding sequence ATGATATCCGTTGAAGAGCAGATGAAAATCATAGCCAAAGGGGCTAAAGAAATCGTAGGAGAGGAGGATTTAAGGAATAAGCTGAAGAGAGCGGTAGAGCAGAATAAGGGACTTACTATTAAGCTTGGATTGGACCCGAGTGCTCCCGACATTCACCTGGGACATAGTGTAGTACTGCGAAAGATCAGGCAGATGCAGGATATGGGACACAAGGCAGTTATCGTTATTGGTGATTTTACAGGAAGAATCGGGGACCCTACCGGTAAATCCAAAGGCAGAACCGCACTTAGTGAAGAAGAAGTGAAAGAAAATGCAAGAACCTATACGGAGCAGATATTCGAAATTATGGACAGAGAAAAGACCGAAGTGGTATTTAACAGCAGCTGGCTGAAAGAACTTAATTTTGAAGAAGTCATACGTCTTGCCTCCTCCGTAACAGTTGCAAGAATATTGGAACGGGATGATTTTACAGAAAGATATAGGAATAATATTCCCATCGGACTCCACGAATTCTTCTATCCCCTCATGCAGGCATATGATTCCGTGGCTCTGAATGCGGATATTGAAATAGGAGGAACCGATCAGACCTTCAACATTTTGATGGGGAGAAGTCTCTTAAAGTGGATGGGGAAGGAACCTCAGGCAGCTATCTTTCTTCCTATTCTGGAGGGACTTGACGGTGTGGAGAAGATGAGCAAGAGCCTTGGCAACTACATCGGTATTCATGAAGATGCCAGCGTTATGTTTAAGAAAGTAATGGAAGTGCCGGATGATTTGATTATCAGATATTTCGAACTTGTGACAGATGAACATCCGGACAGGATAGCAGCACTGCAGGAAGAGTTGGAGAAAGGAGCTAATCCAAGAGATATCAAATACGAGCTTGCAAGAGTAATTACAACCCTCTATCACAGAGATAAGGCTGCGGAGGCCGAAAACTACTATCTGGAAGCCTTTCACCGAAAGGGCATACCGGATAGTATCCCTGAACTGACCATAGAGCTAGATAAAGATACCCTGGCAGGTGTCATTCCCATACTTGTGCAGGAAAAATATGTACAGAGCGGCAGTGAATTCAGAAGGCTGTTGTCCCAGGGAGGTATTTCAATTAACGGTGAGATTCTTACCACCCAGGAACTTGACAGAGTTCTGATTTGTCAGGATGTTTTAAAAATTGGTAAAAAGAAATTTCTTCGGATCATTAAATAA
- a CDS encoding PucR family transcriptional regulator, protein MSMIQLSELLHLNIFERFNLIAGEDGLTKTISNVVILEYESIENNYNDFNKGDFVLTSLFFAKDQTDYIYDAFLHLMERDISGIGVKTVYFQELPPACIRLADEKSIPIFLFSDVYMEDVVINVYDYIKSKQRYYYHEEKIQKLLNSAFTPTEVLAYAKELSTDLGTNIASFYLLRKESEGENQIFRTFNQLQYQRGKNPTLPPFFLAKYKKGFLIIYYYDRTPIYPQADKALSYLLNSLYLDREQYYTGICDSYHPLEQLDLCIRKSIYSALTARFTGVPEMLSSALGLYHFLLPLTENKSALEYYHTLMDKLIRYDTENHSDLTGTLRTLNRCNWDIKAASLEMFQHQNTIRYRLSKAKTLLNTPSDSLFTQLINTLLFLEEWQFVI, encoded by the coding sequence ATGAGTATGATACAACTATCTGAATTACTTCACCTTAATATATTTGAAAGATTTAACCTTATTGCAGGAGAAGATGGACTAACTAAGACAATTTCCAATGTAGTTATATTAGAATACGAAAGTATCGAAAACAACTATAATGATTTTAACAAAGGTGACTTTGTACTAACCTCTCTGTTTTTTGCAAAAGACCAAACAGATTATATTTATGATGCTTTTTTGCATCTAATGGAACGTGATATATCAGGAATTGGTGTAAAAACTGTGTATTTTCAGGAATTGCCACCTGCTTGTATCAGACTTGCAGATGAGAAAAGCATACCAATTTTCCTCTTTTCCGATGTATATATGGAGGATGTCGTTATTAACGTATACGACTACATAAAGTCCAAGCAAAGGTATTATTATCATGAAGAAAAAATACAAAAGCTTCTCAACTCCGCTTTCACTCCCACTGAAGTCCTTGCTTATGCCAAGGAGCTGAGTACTGATCTTGGAACCAATATTGCCTCTTTCTATTTGCTTCGAAAAGAATCAGAAGGAGAGAATCAAATATTTCGTACCTTTAATCAACTTCAATATCAGAGAGGAAAAAACCCCACCCTGCCGCCTTTTTTCTTAGCAAAATACAAAAAAGGGTTTCTTATCATTTACTATTATGACAGGACACCGATCTATCCTCAGGCAGATAAGGCCTTGTCCTATCTGCTTAACTCCCTGTACCTTGACAGGGAGCAATATTATACCGGTATCTGTGACTCTTACCATCCCCTGGAACAATTAGACCTGTGTATTCGAAAAAGCATCTATTCCGCTCTTACCGCCCGTTTTACAGGAGTGCCAGAGATGTTAAGCTCAGCCTTGGGATTGTATCATTTCCTGCTGCCACTGACAGAGAATAAATCTGCCCTGGAATACTATCACACGTTAATGGATAAGCTAATCCGCTATGACACCGAAAACCATTCTGATCTTACAGGAACCTTAAGGACCTTAAACCGATGCAACTGGGATATAAAAGCTGCTTCTTTGGAGATGTTCCAGCATCAGAATACCATCCGGTATCGCCTTTCAAAAGCCAAAACCTTACTTAATACCCCATCGGATTCCTTATTTACTCAGCTGATCAATACTCTGTTGTTCTTAGAGGAATGGCAATTTGTTATTTAA
- a CDS encoding M20/M25/M40 family metallo-hydrolase, whose protein sequence is MFDEIRELTKKLVAIPSINTTVGERDIALYIKDYLSEIPYFQKHPDYIIMQELEKDYYDRMNVFAFIKGEKTESEDTILLHGHIDTVGIEDYKGLKEYAFDTGKLAEKLTEMELPEEVFKDLHSGDYMFGRGACDMKSGDAVFLVLLKKLSEHPEKLKGNILLSLNPVEENLHTGIIEALKVLKDLKEKEGFAYKLAINNDFICPLFPGDSRRYIYTGTVGKLLPCFYIQGKETHVGQCFEGFDASMAASMLVNEINLNTEYCDGYDGEYTLPPSVLKIKDLKTWYNVQTADGAFVYFNYFVHNNTVEEIIKKLKDAAGKVLLELVSKYNLEYRKYCKLSGMEYKEIIYDWEVLEYQELHNLARMEFPGDLEEYLRIITDSELLEGTDKRDIPLRLTRELMTIAKKKNPAMVLFFAAPYCPHNLLKEEGGEGKLVQEIGEIAKRVGAEYKEDYKLLKFFPSLSDSSYLKSDDSQESVEHLIHNFPQFEQLYPLPVESIRDLNIPCVNFGCYGKDAHKWTERVFMPYSFRVLPQLIWETIQYYLT, encoded by the coding sequence ATGTTCGATGAAATCAGGGAGTTAACGAAAAAGCTGGTAGCCATACCAAGCATCAATACTACTGTTGGTGAAAGGGATATTGCACTGTATATCAAAGATTATCTGAGCGAAATCCCATATTTTCAGAAACATCCGGATTATATAATAATGCAGGAATTAGAGAAGGATTATTATGATCGAATGAATGTCTTTGCATTTATTAAAGGTGAGAAGACAGAGTCTGAGGACACAATCCTTTTGCATGGTCATATAGATACAGTTGGTATAGAGGATTACAAGGGGTTGAAGGAGTATGCTTTTGACACCGGGAAATTGGCAGAGAAGCTTACAGAAATGGAGCTGCCAGAAGAAGTATTTAAGGATTTGCATTCGGGAGATTACATGTTTGGCAGGGGTGCCTGTGACATGAAAAGCGGTGATGCGGTATTTCTTGTGCTTCTAAAGAAACTAAGTGAACATCCTGAGAAATTAAAAGGAAATATTCTGCTGTCTTTGAATCCCGTGGAGGAGAATCTCCATACAGGTATTATTGAAGCCCTTAAGGTTTTAAAGGATTTGAAGGAGAAGGAGGGGTTTGCATATAAACTGGCAATCAACAATGATTTTATCTGTCCTTTGTTTCCGGGAGACAGCAGAAGATATATCTATACCGGAACAGTCGGCAAGCTTCTTCCCTGCTTCTATATACAGGGCAAGGAGACTCATGTAGGACAATGCTTTGAAGGGTTTGACGCTTCCATGGCAGCTTCTATGCTGGTAAATGAAATAAATCTGAATACAGAGTATTGCGACGGATATGACGGTGAATATACCTTGCCGCCATCTGTTTTAAAAATAAAGGATCTTAAGACTTGGTATAATGTTCAAACAGCAGACGGTGCTTTTGTGTACTTTAATTATTTTGTTCATAACAATACAGTGGAAGAAATCATCAAGAAACTAAAAGATGCTGCAGGAAAGGTACTTTTGGAATTAGTCAGTAAATATAACCTGGAATATAGGAAGTACTGTAAACTGTCAGGAATGGAGTATAAAGAGATAATTTATGACTGGGAGGTCTTGGAGTATCAGGAACTCCACAATCTGGCCCGTATGGAATTTCCTGGAGACCTGGAGGAATATCTGCGGATAATTACAGATTCAGAACTTTTGGAGGGGACGGATAAACGTGATATCCCACTGCGCCTTACCAGGGAGCTTATGACGATAGCGAAAAAGAAAAATCCAGCCATGGTCCTATTTTTTGCAGCACCTTATTGCCCCCATAATCTGCTGAAAGAAGAAGGGGGAGAAGGAAAGCTGGTTCAGGAAATCGGAGAAATTGCAAAAAGAGTTGGTGCGGAATATAAGGAGGATTACAAACTGTTAAAGTTCTTTCCAAGTCTTTCAGACAGCAGTTATTTAAAGTCCGATGATTCTCAGGAATCTGTGGAACATCTCATTCATAATTTCCCTCAGTTTGAACAATTGTATCCGCTTCCGGTGGAATCTATAAGAGATTTAAATATCCCCTGTGTTAATTTTGGGTGTTACGGAAAGGATGCACATAAATGGACGGAAAGAGTATTTATGCCCTATTCATTTCGAGTTCTGCCGCAACTGATATGGGAGACTATTCAGTATTATCTGACGTGA
- a CDS encoding dimethylarginine dimethylaminohydrolase family protein translates to MFVKNGTGVLKKVLLSRPTYLKPAPINEIAKKWEKSLLDRDLMEEEHQLFIKAYRENGVEVELLKAEESRPNAVFSRDFGGCVREGYILGRFKEPIRYQEYEGYKQKMGELGVPLIAEVKEGYFEGGDFAFLREDLIALGMAARTDQKGAAEISEGLREYGYRILTVPLKEKYLHLDMCFNLVDENLAVACTSVLPEEFLKKLKELSINIIEVSEESIFAHSCNLQSLGDKKVFSLKQNGKVNVALAAKGMTVIELDITEILKAGGGPHCMTFPLGRI, encoded by the coding sequence ATGTTTGTAAAGAACGGAACAGGGGTACTAAAGAAAGTTCTTTTATCAAGACCCACCTATTTAAAACCTGCACCAATTAATGAGATTGCAAAGAAGTGGGAGAAGAGCCTGCTTGATAGAGATCTGATGGAAGAGGAACATCAACTGTTTATCAAGGCTTATAGAGAAAATGGAGTTGAAGTTGAACTGCTAAAAGCAGAGGAAAGCAGACCAAATGCTGTGTTTTCAAGGGATTTCGGTGGTTGTGTCAGAGAAGGTTATATTCTTGGGAGATTCAAAGAACCCATTCGTTATCAGGAGTATGAAGGTTATAAGCAGAAAATGGGAGAATTGGGAGTACCTCTCATTGCTGAGGTGAAGGAAGGTTACTTCGAAGGCGGAGATTTTGCATTCCTGAGAGAAGATCTGATCGCTTTGGGAATGGCTGCCAGGACAGATCAAAAAGGTGCAGCAGAAATCAGTGAAGGGCTTAGAGAATACGGATACCGTATCCTTACAGTGCCCCTAAAAGAGAAATATCTGCATTTGGATATGTGCTTTAATCTTGTTGATGAAAACTTAGCGGTTGCCTGCACCTCGGTACTTCCGGAGGAATTTTTAAAGAAGCTTAAGGAGCTGTCAATAAATATTATTGAAGTCTCTGAGGAATCCATCTTTGCCCATAGTTGCAATCTTCAAAGTCTGGGGGATAAAAAGGTATTCTCGTTAAAGCAGAACGGGAAGGTGAATGTGGCATTGGCTGCCAAAGGTATGACAGTAATAGAACTCGATATTACTGAAATTCTGAAGGCAGGAGGAGGTCCTCACTGTATGACCTTTCCCTTAGGCAGAATTTAG
- the hisC gene encoding histidinol-phosphate transaminase, translating into MSKFFDSRYEEMEAYVPGEQPADRRYIKLNANETSMPPSPKVLEAVNSKEILGMGLYSDPYCTRLREAIAGVYGLEADQVFVGNGSDEVLSFCFLSFFGEASKICFPDITYYFYHTYSKTYGLDALEIPLKEDFTIDVKNYIETDRHVIIANPNAPTGYRLSRNELREIISAKKERLVIVDEAYVDYGNESCIELIKDYSNLIVIQTFSKSRNLAGLRLGFAAASKEIIEDMNKIKFTFNPYNLSALTIAAGTAAILDTGYYKECIEETIRIREETAENLRAKGFYVMKSHTNFLFVKHDKIHASEYYLRLKEEGILTRYFKSERIKDFLRITVGTKTEMAEVLRATEKIIAGC; encoded by the coding sequence ATGAGTAAGTTTTTTGACAGCAGATACGAGGAGATGGAGGCATATGTTCCCGGAGAACAGCCTGCGGACCGCAGATATATAAAGCTAAATGCAAACGAAACGTCAATGCCGCCCTCACCAAAGGTATTGGAAGCAGTAAATTCAAAGGAAATCCTTGGTATGGGCTTGTATTCGGACCCTTATTGCACAAGGTTAAGAGAGGCTATTGCAGGGGTGTATGGCTTGGAAGCTGATCAGGTATTTGTAGGTAATGGATCTGATGAAGTACTTAGCTTCTGTTTCCTAAGCTTCTTTGGTGAAGCCAGCAAAATCTGTTTTCCGGATATCACTTATTATTTTTACCACACGTATTCTAAAACCTATGGACTTGATGCCCTTGAGATTCCTTTAAAAGAGGATTTTACTATAGATGTCAAGAATTATATCGAGACGGACAGACATGTAATTATTGCAAACCCCAATGCACCAACTGGATACCGCCTTTCAAGAAACGAGTTGAGAGAGATAATTTCAGCTAAGAAAGAACGCCTTGTAATTGTTGATGAAGCTTATGTGGACTATGGTAATGAATCCTGCATAGAGCTCATTAAGGATTATTCAAATCTTATTGTTATCCAGACCTTTTCAAAATCCAGGAATCTTGCCGGATTAAGACTTGGTTTTGCAGCAGCCTCAAAGGAAATCATTGAAGATATGAACAAGATTAAATTCACCTTTAACCCGTATAATTTAAGTGCACTGACGATAGCAGCAGGAACGGCTGCTATTCTGGACACCGGGTATTATAAGGAATGTATAGAGGAAACCATCCGTATCAGAGAAGAAACAGCAGAAAACCTTCGAGCAAAAGGTTTTTACGTGATGAAATCCCATACGAATTTTCTGTTTGTTAAGCATGATAAAATCCATGCTTCGGAATATTATCTCAGGTTAAAGGAAGAAGGTATACTGACCAGATATTTCAAGAGTGAAAGGATAAAAGATTTTCTTAGGATTACGGTAGGAACGAAAACGGAGATGGCGGAAGTACTGAGAGCCACGGAGAAAATCATAGCAGGCTGTTGA